A portion of the Candidatus Paceibacterota bacterium genome contains these proteins:
- a CDS encoding ABC transporter substrate-binding protein — translation MRNRKLWLAGVSALAALSLVVGPTVSNAATKTQTITWMSPRGSLDVMDDYMLHVAMDRGYFKKLGIKVKLIAGPSDGTAATKFVAQKQADVSYPSPGILLSSVAAGVPVVSAFNMIPGQVFNFAVPKGSPLKSISDLKGKKIAVGSPAWASIINPMLVEAGVDPSTVEIIDAGWPTWSQAIASGKVDAGLGWDGLRAQWAATGINVDWIIGKETSKQPSNGYDIRASELKTAAGRDLYTRFLRGVAMGLEFAKVNPRAAAQITYNRLPALGATLAPQLAVDSMREEQVGHMISRLDGKGWGYHYPQAWADYLKVVADMGQTPRLIKPSEAYSNLLIAGANKFDHARVAKDAKAFKLNAVFAKVSVK, via the coding sequence ATGAGAAATAGAAAGCTATGGCTGGCGGGGGTATCGGCATTGGCCGCACTCTCTCTTGTTGTTGGTCCGACGGTTTCAAATGCAGCGACAAAGACTCAGACGATAACCTGGATGTCACCACGTGGCTCTCTAGATGTTATGGATGACTACATGCTTCACGTCGCCATGGATCGCGGATACTTTAAGAAACTCGGTATAAAGGTTAAGTTGATTGCCGGACCATCTGATGGAACAGCTGCCACGAAGTTCGTTGCACAGAAACAAGCTGACGTTTCATATCCGAGCCCAGGAATTTTACTTTCGTCGGTAGCGGCCGGAGTTCCAGTCGTCTCAGCGTTCAATATGATCCCAGGACAAGTTTTCAATTTTGCGGTACCTAAAGGAAGCCCCTTGAAATCCATTAGTGACCTAAAAGGCAAGAAAATTGCGGTCGGATCACCCGCCTGGGCTTCAATTATTAATCCAATGTTGGTAGAAGCTGGAGTTGATCCAAGTACCGTTGAAATAATTGATGCCGGATGGCCAACCTGGTCTCAGGCAATTGCCTCCGGTAAAGTCGATGCTGGCCTCGGTTGGGATGGACTTCGAGCCCAATGGGCAGCAACAGGCATTAACGTCGATTGGATCATCGGCAAGGAAACATCAAAACAACCATCAAACGGATATGACATTCGCGCCTCAGAACTGAAAACCGCTGCCGGCAGAGATCTTTACACTCGTTTCTTACGCGGTGTTGCGATGGGACTCGAATTTGCGAAGGTTAATCCTCGGGCAGCCGCGCAAATCACCTACAACCGCTTGCCTGCTCTGGGAGCGACCCTCGCACCACAACTTGCAGTTGATTCAATGCGTGAGGAACAAGTGGGACACATGATCTCTCGTCTCGATGGCAAGGGATGGGGATACCACTACCCACAAGCATGGGCAGACTATCTAAAGGTTGTAGCAGACATGGGGCAAACGCCTCGTTTGATCAAGCCTTCAGAAGCCTATTCAAATCTCCTTATCGCCGGTGCAAATAAGTTCGACCATGCACGCGTCGCTAAAGATGCAAAGGCTTTCAAATTGAACGCCGTATTTGCAAAGGTCTCAGTTAAGTAA
- a CDS encoding SDR family oxidoreductase produces the protein MTGRFDGAVVAITGAAGGIGQELCRQFGREGATIFAVDKKETVLALADELAEEGIVVHAKVCDISDASAIAESIAKFSQDISSIDVLVNNAGFSDHPTLEKTPPEAWSFDINGNLNGAYNCVHAVLPGMQKKRKGVIITVGSVNGLSALGDPAYSAAKAALVSMSKAIAMENGRYGIRANVVLPGTVRTPIWNDRATKDPSVLSKLVRWYPLARLVEPSEVANAVLFLASEQASAISGAELTVDCGLTAGNIVMSRELTLEDF, from the coding sequence ATGACGGGAAGATTTGATGGAGCCGTGGTGGCAATTACGGGGGCCGCTGGTGGAATTGGGCAGGAGCTTTGTCGCCAATTTGGGCGCGAGGGCGCAACTATCTTTGCTGTCGATAAAAAGGAGACAGTTCTGGCGCTTGCTGACGAGCTGGCAGAGGAGGGCATTGTTGTACACGCAAAAGTCTGTGACATCAGCGATGCTTCCGCCATCGCCGAGAGCATTGCAAAATTTAGTCAAGATATTAGCTCTATTGATGTATTGGTTAACAATGCTGGCTTTTCGGATCATCCAACGTTGGAAAAAACTCCACCGGAGGCATGGAGCTTTGACATAAATGGAAATCTCAATGGCGCGTACAACTGTGTGCATGCCGTTCTACCCGGAATGCAAAAGAAACGCAAAGGAGTAATCATCACGGTTGGCTCAGTTAATGGGCTCTCTGCGTTGGGAGATCCAGCCTATAGTGCCGCAAAGGCGGCTCTTGTCAGCATGTCTAAAGCCATCGCGATGGAGAACGGTCGCTACGGAATTCGCGCAAACGTCGTATTGCCAGGTACCGTCCGCACCCCTATTTGGAATGACAGGGCAACTAAGGATCCGTCGGTCCTTTCAAAACTCGTCCGCTGGTACCCATTGGCTCGCTTGGTAGAGCCATCTGAAGTTGCCAATGCAGTCCTGTTCCTTGCCTCAGAACAAGCCTCTGCGATTAGTGGTGCTGAGTTGACAGTGGATTGCGGACTCACAGCTGGAAACATTGTCATGTCCCGTGAATTGACTTTGGAAGATTTCTAA